Proteins encoded by one window of Vitis vinifera cultivar Pinot Noir 40024 chromosome 10, ASM3070453v1:
- the LOC100853562 gene encoding (3S,6E)-nerolidol synthase 1 isoform X1 — MAYSCGFYAWSIPAVGPNKFREIGKTNFTRIVPMPNTHKWSIAHDHTLVSIPLKKDNHSPELGSFTDEFYNEHAQKLKEVKHVFSKLGEDAMESMMMIDAIQRLGIDHHFEEEIEAVLQKQYMKSSIHGDCDEDLYEVALRFRLLRQEGYTVPADVLNNFKNKEGKFKQNLREDIRGLMGLYEASQLSIGEDILEEAGNFSSLLLNACLQHLDHHQAAVVKNTLEHPHHKSLARFMTKNFLTDFQGTNGWINALQELAKIDFNMVKSVHQKEMLQISKWWKDLGLTEELKFARDQPLKWYMWPMAIIPDPRLSEQRIELTKPISLIYIIDDIFDVGGTLDELTLFTEAVNRWDLSAFKELPEYMKMCFKTLDDITNEISTKVHKEHKWNPVGSLRKAWASLCNAFLVEAKWFASGHVPKAEEYLKNGAVSSGVHVVLVHLFFLLGHGITKENVDLVDDFPGIISSTATILRLWDDLGSAKDENQDGHDGSYVECYLKEHRGSSVENARQIVAHMISDMWKRLNKECLSPNPISTSFTKGSLNIARMVPLMYSYDDQQCLPGLEEHMKSLLLENLPYRNAQKINE, encoded by the exons ATGGCCTATTCTTGTGGCTTTTATGCTTGGTCCATTCCTGCAGTTGGCCCAAACAAATTCAGAGAAATAGGCAAGACTAACTTCACCAGAATTGTGCCTATGCCTAATACGCACAAATGGAGTATTGCCCACGATCACACCTTGGTTTCCATCCCCCTAAAGAAAGATAACCATTCACCTGAACTTGGCAGTTTTACT GATGAGTTCTACAATGAACATGCACAAAAGTTAAAGGAAGTTAAGCATGTATTCAGCAAACTAGGAGAAGATGCAATGGAAAGCATGATGATGATTGATGCCATACAACGCCTAGGCATTGATCATCACTTCGAAGAGGAGATTGAAGCAGTTCTGCAGAAGCAGTATATGAAATCTAGCATTCATGGTGATTGTGATGAGGATCTTTATGAGGTTGCACTCCGCTTTCGCCTATTGAGACAAGAAGGTTACACTGTCCCCGCAG ATGTGTTGAATAACTTCAAGAACAAGGAGGGGAAGTTTAAACAAAACCTACGCGAAGACATCAGAGGATTGATGGGTTTGTATGAAGCTTCTCAGCTAAGTATAGGAGAAGATATACTTGAGGAAGCCGGAAATTTCAGCAGTCTACTCCTTAATGCATGTTTGCAACATCTTGATCATCATCAAGCTGCAGTTGTTAAGAATACATTGGAGCATCCCCATCACAAGAGCTTGGCACGGTTCATGACCAAAAACTTCCTTACTGATTTCCAGGGCACAAATGGATGGATAAATGCATTGCAAGAATTAGCAAAAATAGATTTCAATATGGTTAAATCCGTGCATCAAAAGGAGATGCTTCAAATTTCCAA atGGTGGAAGGACCTAGGTTTGACCGAGGAGTTGAAGTTTGCAAGAGACCAACCACTGAAATGGTACATGTGGCCAATGGCAATCATCCCAGATCCAAGGTTGTCAGAGCAAAGGATTGAGCTCACAAAACCTATCTCTCTAATCTACATAATAGATGACATTTTTGATGTTGGTGGAACCCTTGATGAACTCACTCTGTTCACAGAAGCTGTTAATAG ATGGGATTTGTCTGCTTTCAAAGAGCTTCCAGAGTACATGAAGATGTGTTTCAAGACTCTTGATGACATCACGAATGAGATCAGTACCAAGGTCCACAAGGAGCATAAGTGGAACCCAGTGGGCTCTCTACGGAAGGCG TGGGCGAGTTTATGCAACGCATTTCTAGTAGAGGCAAAATGGTTTGCTTCTGGGCATGTGCCAAAGGCTGAGGAGTACTTGAAGAATGGGGCCGTTAGTTCAGGGGTACATGTGGTGCTAGTTCACTTGTTTTTTCTATTGGGTCATGGCATAACCAAGGAAAATGTAGATCTTGTGGATGACTTTCCAGGCATTATATCTTCTACAGCAACAATTCTTCGTCTTTGGGATGACCTCGGAAGCGCCAAG GATGAGAATCAAGACGGGCATGATGGGTCCTATGTAGAGTGCTACTTGAAGGAACACCGAGGCTCTTCAGTTGAAAATGCAAGACAAATCGTAGCCCATATGATTTCAGATATGTGGAAGCGCCTCAACAAGGAATGCCTCTCTCCAAATCCAATTTCAACTTCTTTTACAAAAGGCTCCCTCAATATTGCAAGAATGGTCCCTTTGATGTATAGTTATGATGACCAACAGTGCCTTCCTGGCCTTGAGGAGCATATGAAGTCCTTGCTCCTTGAGAATCTACCATACAGAAACgctcaaaaaataaatgagtga
- the LOC100853562 gene encoding (3S,6E)-nerolidol synthase 1 isoform X2, protein MAYSCGFYAWSIPAVGPNKFREIGKTNFTRIVPMPNTHKWSIAHDHTLVSIPLKKDNHSPELGSFTDEFYNEHAQKLKEVKHVFSKLGEDAMESMMMIDAIQRLGIDHHFEEEIEAVLQKQYMKSSIHGDCDEDLYEVALRFRLLRQEGYTVPADVLNNFKNKEGKFKQNLREDIRGLMGLYEASQLSIGEDILEEAGNFSSLLLNACLQHLDHHQAAVVKNTLEHPHHKSLARWWKDLGLTEELKFARDQPLKWYMWPMAIIPDPRLSEQRIELTKPISLIYIIDDIFDVGGTLDELTLFTEAVNRWDLSAFKELPEYMKMCFKTLDDITNEISTKVHKEHKWNPVGSLRKAWASLCNAFLVEAKWFASGHVPKAEEYLKNGAVSSGVHVVLVHLFFLLGHGITKENVDLVDDFPGIISSTATILRLWDDLGSAKDENQDGHDGSYVECYLKEHRGSSVENARQIVAHMISDMWKRLNKECLSPNPISTSFTKGSLNIARMVPLMYSYDDQQCLPGLEEHMKSLLLENLPYRNAQKINE, encoded by the exons ATGGCCTATTCTTGTGGCTTTTATGCTTGGTCCATTCCTGCAGTTGGCCCAAACAAATTCAGAGAAATAGGCAAGACTAACTTCACCAGAATTGTGCCTATGCCTAATACGCACAAATGGAGTATTGCCCACGATCACACCTTGGTTTCCATCCCCCTAAAGAAAGATAACCATTCACCTGAACTTGGCAGTTTTACT GATGAGTTCTACAATGAACATGCACAAAAGTTAAAGGAAGTTAAGCATGTATTCAGCAAACTAGGAGAAGATGCAATGGAAAGCATGATGATGATTGATGCCATACAACGCCTAGGCATTGATCATCACTTCGAAGAGGAGATTGAAGCAGTTCTGCAGAAGCAGTATATGAAATCTAGCATTCATGGTGATTGTGATGAGGATCTTTATGAGGTTGCACTCCGCTTTCGCCTATTGAGACAAGAAGGTTACACTGTCCCCGCAG ATGTGTTGAATAACTTCAAGAACAAGGAGGGGAAGTTTAAACAAAACCTACGCGAAGACATCAGAGGATTGATGGGTTTGTATGAAGCTTCTCAGCTAAGTATAGGAGAAGATATACTTGAGGAAGCCGGAAATTTCAGCAGTCTACTCCTTAATGCATGTTTGCAACATCTTGATCATCATCAAGCTGCAGTTGTTAAGAATACATTGGAGCATCCCCATCACAAGAGCTTGGCACG atGGTGGAAGGACCTAGGTTTGACCGAGGAGTTGAAGTTTGCAAGAGACCAACCACTGAAATGGTACATGTGGCCAATGGCAATCATCCCAGATCCAAGGTTGTCAGAGCAAAGGATTGAGCTCACAAAACCTATCTCTCTAATCTACATAATAGATGACATTTTTGATGTTGGTGGAACCCTTGATGAACTCACTCTGTTCACAGAAGCTGTTAATAG ATGGGATTTGTCTGCTTTCAAAGAGCTTCCAGAGTACATGAAGATGTGTTTCAAGACTCTTGATGACATCACGAATGAGATCAGTACCAAGGTCCACAAGGAGCATAAGTGGAACCCAGTGGGCTCTCTACGGAAGGCG TGGGCGAGTTTATGCAACGCATTTCTAGTAGAGGCAAAATGGTTTGCTTCTGGGCATGTGCCAAAGGCTGAGGAGTACTTGAAGAATGGGGCCGTTAGTTCAGGGGTACATGTGGTGCTAGTTCACTTGTTTTTTCTATTGGGTCATGGCATAACCAAGGAAAATGTAGATCTTGTGGATGACTTTCCAGGCATTATATCTTCTACAGCAACAATTCTTCGTCTTTGGGATGACCTCGGAAGCGCCAAG GATGAGAATCAAGACGGGCATGATGGGTCCTATGTAGAGTGCTACTTGAAGGAACACCGAGGCTCTTCAGTTGAAAATGCAAGACAAATCGTAGCCCATATGATTTCAGATATGTGGAAGCGCCTCAACAAGGAATGCCTCTCTCCAAATCCAATTTCAACTTCTTTTACAAAAGGCTCCCTCAATATTGCAAGAATGGTCCCTTTGATGTATAGTTATGATGACCAACAGTGCCTTCCTGGCCTTGAGGAGCATATGAAGTCCTTGCTCCTTGAGAATCTACCATACAGAAACgctcaaaaaataaatgagtga
- the LOC132254468 gene encoding G-type lectin S-receptor-like serine/threonine-protein kinase At1g11410, producing MDTRVLSVGGQDLFLRVDAITLAQNKRKKNIFHKKWLMVILTVGLALVTVLMVSLSWLAMKKRKGKGRQHKLLFNLNLSDTWLAHYSKAKQGNESRTPSKLQLFDLSTIAAATNNFSFTNKLGRGGFGSVYKGQLSNGQEIAVKRLSKDSGQGVEEFKNEVTLIAKLQHRNLVKLLGCCIEEEEKVLIYEYMPNKSLDSFIFDETKISMLTWEKRFEIIIGIAQGILYLHQDSRLRIIHRDLKASNVLLDVDMISKISDFGMARLFGGNQIEGSTNRVVGTYGYMSPKYAMEGLFSIKYDVYSFGVLLLEIITGRKNTTYYYGSPSFNLVGYVWSLWTESKALDIVDLSLEKSNHTNEVLRCVHIGLLCVQEFVIDRPTMLTIISMLGNNSTLPLPNQPAFVVKPCHNDANSPSVDASINELTITMDAR from the exons ATGGACACAAGAGTCCTCAGCGTAGGGGGCCAAGACTTGTTTCTTCGTGTAGATGCTATTACTTTGG ctcaaaataaaagaaagaaaaatatctttCACAAGAAATGGTTGATGGTGATTCTCACGGTGGGGCTTGCTTTGGTCACGGTTCTCATGGTCTCCTTATCTTGGTTGgcaatgaagaagagaaaag GTAAAGGAAGACAACATAAattgttgtttaatttgaaCTTGAGTGATACGTGGCTTGCACACTATTCAAAAGCAAAGCAGGGCAATGAAAGTAGGACACCTTCTAAATTGCAATTATTTGATCTAAGCACTATAGCTGCAGCAACAAATAATTTCTCCTTCACTAATAAACTTGGACGGGGCGGTTTTGGCTCAGTTTATAAG GGCCAGTTATCTAATGGACAAGAAATAGCTGTGAAAAGATTATCAAAGGATTCAGGGCAAGGAGTAGAAGAATTTAAGAATGAAGTCACTTTAATTGCAAAACTCCAACACAGAAATCTTGTGAAGCTTCTAGGTTGTTGtattgaagaagaagagaaagtgcTAATCTATGAGTACATGCCAAACAAAAGCTTGGACTCTTTCATTTTTG atgaaacaaaaatatcaatgtTAACTTGGGAGAAGCGCTTTGAAATCATTATTGGAATTGCCCAAGGGATCTTATATCTTCATCAAGACTCAAGATTAAGAATCATACATAGAGATCTAAAAGCAAGCAATGTTCTATTAGATGTTGATATGATCTCaaaaatttcagattttggtATGGCTAGATTATTTGGTGGGAATCAAATTGAAGGAAGCACAAATCGGGTAGTTGGGACATA TGGTTATATGTCACCTAAATATGCAATGGAAGGACTGTTTTCAATCAAATATGATGTATATAGCTTTGGGGTTTTGTTATTAGAGATTATTACTGGGAGAAAAAACACAACTTATTATTATGGTAGCCCCTCCTTCAACTTAGTTGGATAT gtttggagCCTATGGACAGAAAGCAAAGCCTTAGACATAGTAGATCTATCACTAGAAAAGTCAAATCATACAAACGAAGTATTGAGATGCGTCCACATTGGACTCTTATGTGTGCAAGAATTCGTAATAGATCGACCTACCATGTTGACAATTATTTCCATGCTGGGTAACAACTCCACTCTCCCTCTTCCTAATCAGCCTGCATTTGTTGTGAAACCATGTCATAATGATGCAAACTCACCTAGTGTAGATGCTTCTATAAATGAGCTAACAATAACTATGGATGCACGTTAA